In one Heterodontus francisci isolate sHetFra1 chromosome 16, sHetFra1.hap1, whole genome shotgun sequence genomic region, the following are encoded:
- the si:ch211-253b8.5 gene encoding dysbindin — MSAQGPASKRTPSEADHTPKPLDTDHTPQMKFRDRQSFFEDVFQPDADFYLTAAHLQIEHQRPPIGSISSMEVNVDMLDQVDLMDMSDQEALDVFLNSSMDGSEASTLPDEQFYNSEITLKVPNSAEIKSRMSSTSSNSTDPNSLESSNGDETPIVQSDEEDVQVDTALLTPNKDKDTETQAGNES; from the exons CTGAAGCAGACCACACTCCAAAGCCGCtggacaccgatcataccccacagATGAAGTTCAGAGACAGGCAGAGCTTTTTTGAAGATGTGTTTCAGCCTGATGCAGATTTCTACCTCACTGCCGCACACCTGCAAATTGAGCACCAGAGGC CACCAATCGGGAGCATCTCCTCCATGGAAGTCAATGTGGATATGTTGGACCAGGTGGACCTCATGGACATGTCCGACCAAGAGGCACTCGATGTGTTTCTCAACTCCAGCATGGATGGCTCTGAGGCATCAACACTGCCAG ATGAACAGTTTTACAATAGTGAGATCACTCTTAAGGTTCCAAATTCTGCAGAAATAAAATCCAGGATGTCATCCACTTCCTCGAATTCCACAGACCCCAACAGTCTGGAGTCAAGTAACGGGGACGAGACCCCGATTGTCCAGTCTGACGAGGAGGATGTCCAAGTGGACACTGCACTACTCACACCGAACAAAGACAAGGACACTGAGACACAAGCTGGAAATGAAAGCTAA